One window of the Candidatus Jettenia sp. genome contains the following:
- a CDS encoding EamA family transporter: MEAFFLALLTAFIWGFVPFLEKIGLSSVEPTTAYLVRCSGVLIGMVIAISYTPDFSSFGKMGIRSISFLVLAGILAGFVAQVVFYKALKMGELSMIIPVTSCYPLFTFILGWVFLGEEVTLSKVIGMLLILGGLFLLK, translated from the coding sequence ATGGAAGCATTTTTCCTTGCCCTGCTTACTGCCTTTATTTGGGGATTTGTGCCCTTTTTAGAAAAGATTGGGCTCTCATCTGTTGAGCCTACAACCGCATATCTGGTAAGGTGCTCAGGCGTCCTTATCGGGATGGTAATCGCTATCTCATATACCCCTGACTTTTCATCGTTTGGGAAGATGGGGATTCGATCCATTTCCTTTCTCGTCCTTGCCGGCATTCTGGCAGGATTTGTAGCACAAGTAGTATTTTATAAAGCGCTTAAGATGGGTGAGCTATCGATGATCATCCCTGTCACCAGTTGTTACCCTTTGTTCACCTTCATTTTGGGTTGGGTATTTCTTGGAGAAGAAGTTACCCTCTCAAAGGTTATAGGGATGCTCCTTATCCTGGGGGGACTCTTTCTCCTCAAATAA
- a CDS encoding SBBP repeat-containing protein, protein MERSMRFFGASVVLLFTLVLTGGHGFGEGNARRLIQEEFAQKAKRLQLPFIANEGQADARVGFYANTFSGTVFVTKEGEIIYSLPHSRNKEDNNSKGPEGLPPNDLYRTKHIRRYAHCRLPHYQSTVHPASPVRAFIDTMLRNTSCEKGLILKEELVNGKVAEIKGEDEAETQVSYFKGNDPSKWRSGIATYGEVNLGEVYEGIELRLKAYGDNVEKLFCVKPGADPGQIQVRLSGVKLPNPPNPPLEKGGFAIPSLQKGDFAIPPLQKGGFAVSSLPKGDRGNFPPFLKGDQGGLYINDHGELEVETELGKVSFTKPVAFQEIGGKRVDVAVEYRVQKTEARSQHKEEKTSHLVYGFTVASYDTSKELIIDPLLASTFLGGSHSDYGQSITTDTNGNIYVMGYTYDTTTDLPTKAGAYDTSHNGALDVFVSKFNSGLTTLQASTFLGGSGDDLGRFLAIDTEGNIYVTGYTYDAATDLPTTAGAYDTSHNGSWDIFVSKFNNGLTSLLASTFLGGSHNDHGISLAIDAEGNVYVTGHTYDATTDLPTTAGAYDTSHNGGDDAFVSKFNSSLTSLLASTFLGGSSNDYYGLSFAIDTEGNIYVTGYTNSSAFPTTVDAYDTSYNGSDDIFVSKFNSGLTSLLASTFLGGSGNDYGLSLTIDTEGNIYVTGYTSDATTDLPTTAGAYDTSHNGGYDIFVSKFNSNLTSLLTSTFLGGSGSDLGYSLAIDTEGNVYLTGYTNSGTFPTTTGAYDTTYNGSADVFVSKFNSGLTSLLASTFLGGSHNDYGISLAIDTEGNVYVIGYTADATTDLPTTAGVYDTSHNGWDDVFVSRFDSNLSEGTWYIASMGGNNAEGTFTSLALDRSEWARISYYNASNRNLQIVYNISNGSWPKSTPDRIGDVGRYPSLAIKKSIFRKYISYYDQTNGDLKFATADGKAAWSVSTIDSTGNVGLYTSLAFDSTDKVYISYYDATNQDLKCASTSTPLDPASWTITTVDSTGDVGMYTSLAVDSMDNVHISYYDRTNGDLKYALYTNGSWSTEIVHGENGWVGKYSSLAVDSSDTVHISYYNASTTGLSYAHKVSGSWVSESIDTVGLVGSYTSLAIDAADNVHISYYDHTNRDLKYTHNTTPGSWATITVDSAGRVGEYTSIKVDSNGFVHISYYDRSNTDLKYARSLISYGTSGLALKKPYSGNIRSSRKRPQQQNRNNSL, encoded by the coding sequence ATGGAAAGGAGTATGAGGTTTTTTGGGGCGTCTGTAGTTCTTTTATTCACCCTCGTTTTAACGGGAGGTCATGGATTCGGGGAAGGCAACGCAAGAAGACTGATACAGGAGGAGTTTGCACAAAAGGCGAAAAGACTTCAGTTGCCCTTTATCGCCAATGAAGGTCAGGCAGATGCAAGGGTAGGCTTTTATGCGAATACCTTTAGCGGGACGGTGTTTGTAACAAAGGAAGGCGAGATTATCTATTCATTGCCTCACTCCAGGAATAAAGAAGATAATAATAGTAAGGGACCAGAGGGATTACCACCAAACGACCTGTATCGTACAAAGCACATCAGGCGCTATGCACACTGCCGGTTACCTCACTATCAGAGTACCGTGCATCCCGCATCACCTGTGCGGGCTTTTATCGATACCATGCTCCGGAATACGTCGTGTGAAAAAGGACTGATATTAAAAGAAGAGCTGGTTAACGGGAAGGTTGCAGAGATAAAGGGAGAGGATGAGGCAGAGACACAGGTGAGTTATTTTAAGGGCAATGATCCATCGAAGTGGAGGAGTGGCATTGCGACCTATGGAGAGGTAAACCTCGGAGAGGTATACGAGGGGATTGAGCTAAGGCTGAAGGCATATGGGGATAATGTGGAGAAGCTCTTTTGTGTGAAACCAGGGGCTGATCCGGGACAGATTCAGGTAAGGTTGAGTGGGGTGAAACTTCCTAATCCCCCCAACCCCCCTTTAGAAAAGGGGGGCTTTGCTATTCCCTCTTTACAAAAGGGGGATTTCGCTATTCCTCCTTTACAAAAGGGAGGCTTCGCTGTTTCTTCTTTACCAAAGGGGGATAGAGGGAATTTTCCCCCTTTTCTAAAGGGGGATCAAGGGGGATTATACATTAACGACCACGGAGAGCTTGAGGTAGAGACAGAGTTAGGGAAGGTGTCATTTACCAAACCGGTAGCCTTTCAGGAAATTGGTGGGAAGAGGGTTGATGTGGCAGTGGAATATCGTGTTCAGAAGACAGAAGCCAGGAGTCAGCATAAAGAAGAAAAGACCTCTCACCTTGTTTATGGCTTTACGGTAGCATCATACGATACATCAAAGGAACTCATCATCGACCCCCTCCTGGCATCCACATTTCTCGGCGGCTCTCATAGTGATTATGGTCAATCAATTACTACAGACACAAATGGAAACATCTATGTAATGGGTTATACCTATGATACAACAACCGACCTCCCCACTAAGGCAGGCGCTTATGATACCTCTCACAATGGCGCGCTTGATGTCTTTGTATCAAAGTTCAATAGTGGTCTGACTACTCTCCAGGCATCTACGTTCCTGGGTGGCTCTGGTGATGATTTGGGTAGGTTTCTTGCCATAGATACGGAAGGAAACATCTATGTGACGGGTTATACCTATGATGCAGCAACAGACCTTCCTACCACGGCAGGCGCTTATGATACCTCTCACAATGGTTCTTGGGATATTTTTGTATCAAAGTTCAACAATGGTCTGACCAGTCTCCTGGCATCCACGTTCCTGGGTGGCTCTCATAATGATCATGGCATTTCTCTTGCCATAGATGCGGAGGGAAATGTCTATGTAACGGGTCATACTTATGATGCAACAACCGACCTCCCTACCACGGCAGGTGCTTATGATACCTCTCACAATGGTGGGGATGATGCCTTTGTATCAAAGTTCAATAGTAGCCTGACGAGTCTCCTGGCATCCACATTTCTGGGTGGCTCTAGTAATGATTATTATGGCCTTTCTTTTGCCATAGATACGGAGGGGAACATCTATGTGACGGGTTATACCAATAGTAGCGCCTTCCCTACCACGGTTGATGCTTATGATACATCTTACAATGGTTCAGATGATATCTTTGTATCAAAGTTCAACAGTGGTCTGACCAGTCTCCTGGCATCCACATTCCTGGGTGGCTCTGGTAATGATTATGGCCTTTCCCTTACCATAGATACGGAAGGAAACATCTATGTGACGGGTTATACATCTGATGCAACAACCGACCTCCCTACCACGGCAGGCGCTTATGATACCTCTCACAATGGTGGGTATGATATCTTTGTATCAAAGTTCAACAGTAATCTGACCAGCCTCCTGACATCTACGTTCCTGGGTGGCTCTGGTTCTGATCTAGGCTATTCCCTTGCTATAGATACGGAGGGAAACGTCTATCTGACGGGTTATACCAATAGTGGCACCTTCCCTACCACGACAGGCGCTTATGATACGACCTACAATGGCTCAGCTGATGTCTTTGTATCAAAGTTCAACAGCGGTCTGACCAGTCTCCTGGCATCTACGTTCCTGGGTGGCTCTCATAATGATTATGGCATTTCTCTTGCCATAGATACGGAGGGAAATGTCTATGTAATAGGTTATACCGCTGATGCAACGACAGACCTTCCTACCACGGCAGGCGTTTACGATACCTCTCACAATGGCTGGGATGATGTCTTCGTATCCCGCTTTGATAGTAACCTCTCTGAGGGTACCTGGTATATTGCCAGCATGGGAGGCAATAATGCTGAAGGGACATTTACCTCTCTGGCTTTAGACAGATCGGAATGGGCACGTATCAGCTATTATAATGCGAGCAATAGAAACCTTCAAATTGTGTATAATATTTCTAATGGATCATGGCCAAAGAGTACACCGGATAGGATAGGAGATGTAGGAAGGTACCCCTCTCTGGCAATAAAGAAATCGATCTTTCGAAAGTATATCAGTTACTATGACCAAACCAATGGTGATCTGAAATTTGCTACCGCTGATGGCAAAGCTGCATGGTCCGTCTCTACCATAGACAGCACGGGCAATGTGGGACTGTATACCTCTCTGGCGTTCGATTCAACGGATAAGGTATATATCAGTTATTATGATGCTACCAATCAGGATCTTAAATGCGCCTCTACCAGCACCCCTCTTGATCCTGCCTCATGGACAATCACGACCGTAGATAGTACCGGAGATGTAGGCATGTACACCTCTCTGGCAGTCGATTCTATGGATAATGTGCATATCAGTTATTATGATCGTACCAATGGCGATCTCAAGTATGCCCTGTATACGAACGGTTCATGGTCAACTGAGATTGTGCATGGTGAGAATGGATGGGTAGGAAAATATTCTTCACTCGCAGTAGATTCGTCTGATACGGTACATATCAGCTACTATAACGCAAGTACTACGGGGCTTAGCTATGCTCATAAGGTGAGTGGTTCATGGGTAAGTGAATCGATAGATACGGTTGGATTAGTTGGTTCATACACCTCTCTGGCAATTGATGCTGCTGATAACGTTCACATAAGTTACTATGATCACACAAATCGGGATCTCAAATATACCCATAATACCACTCCTGGTTCATGGGCTACGATAACGGTGGATAGTGCAGGGCGGGTAGGCGAGTATACCTCGATAAAGGTAGACAGTAATGGTTTTGTGCATATCAGCTATTACGATCGGTCAAATACCGATCTCAAGTATGCACGTTCCCTTATTTCTTACGGTACTTCAGGCCTTGCCCTGAAAAAACCATACTCAGGTAACATTCGATCATCACGCAAGCGTCCACAACAGCAGAATAGAAATAACTCATTGTAG
- a CDS encoding tetratricopeptide repeat protein, which yields MIMVVNSMKRLCLWGVKAFFVLVLFGACALPAYTQENVWKELNDKATSLLQKKRYADGIKAGEEALKIAKNTFPPGNTRIADSMNLLGILYRTYGRYDEAGPLFNQALNIYKESLGPNHPHVANVLHELAEMYLLQDKYAEAEPLYKQSLVIYENAFGLDHSSVVDALNRLGDLYQDQEKYAEAIPFYKRALAIEEKTLGSDHPNLASSMNNLATLYYYEGDNTMAESLYKKALKIYKKEYGKDHPLIATILEKMAEFYEGTGRKNKAKQLTQRAKKIYSNYQR from the coding sequence ATGATTATGGTAGTAAACAGTATGAAACGTCTTTGCCTCTGGGGAGTGAAAGCCTTTTTTGTGTTGGTTCTGTTTGGCGCTTGCGCTTTGCCTGCATATACCCAGGAAAATGTGTGGAAGGAACTCAATGATAAAGCCACCTCGCTTTTACAAAAAAAGAGATATGCAGATGGAATAAAGGCAGGTGAAGAGGCATTAAAGATAGCGAAAAATACCTTTCCTCCCGGCAACACCCGTATTGCTGATTCAATGAACTTGCTGGGGATACTGTACAGAACCTATGGCAGATATGACGAAGCCGGTCCTCTCTTTAACCAGGCGCTCAATATTTACAAAGAATCGTTAGGCCCAAATCATCCCCATGTTGCTAACGTATTGCATGAGCTTGCGGAAATGTATCTCCTTCAGGATAAATATGCTGAAGCCGAGCCCCTTTACAAACAGTCTCTTGTCATATACGAGAATGCGTTTGGTCTGGATCATTCCAGTGTTGTTGATGCCCTGAACAGATTGGGAGATCTTTACCAGGACCAGGAGAAATATGCTGAAGCGATACCGTTCTATAAAAGGGCCCTGGCCATCGAAGAAAAAACGCTCGGTTCAGACCACCCCAACCTTGCCTCTTCAATGAACAATCTAGCAACGCTTTATTACTACGAGGGTGACAACACCATGGCTGAGTCCCTTTATAAAAAGGCGCTTAAAATCTATAAAAAAGAATATGGCAAAGACCACCCCTTAATTGCAACTATATTAGAAAAAATGGCAGAATTTTATGAGGGTACCGGAAGGAAGAACAAAGCGAAACAATTAACACAAAGGGCAAAAAAGATTTATTCAAATTATCAGAGATAA
- a CDS encoding nucleoside deaminase, translating to MDEFLEAAIEEAKKGLTEGGIPIGSVLVIDGQIVGRGHNRRVQKGSAVLHAEMDCLENAGRLKASDYRRGTLYSTLSPCDMCSGAVLLYGIPKVVIGENRTFLGPEDYLQSRGVQTIVIDNQECWQLMRKFINEHPELWNEDIGR from the coding sequence ATGGATGAATTTCTTGAAGCAGCAATTGAAGAAGCGAAAAAGGGACTGACCGAAGGCGGTATTCCGATCGGGTCAGTACTGGTGATTGATGGACAGATTGTTGGCCGAGGGCACAACCGGCGTGTACAAAAGGGGAGTGCGGTGTTGCACGCTGAGATGGATTGTCTGGAGAATGCTGGTCGTCTTAAAGCATCCGATTATCGCCGGGGAACTTTGTACTCCACACTGTCACCTTGTGATATGTGCAGCGGCGCTGTACTGCTGTACGGAATTCCAAAGGTCGTTATTGGAGAGAACCGTACTTTTCTGGGACCGGAGGATTACCTGCAGTCCCGTGGAGTACAGACCATCGTCATCGATAATCAGGAGTGTTGGCAACTCATGAGAAAGTTCATCAATGAGCATCCGGAGCTTTGGAATGAAGATATTGGCAGATAG
- a CDS encoding DUF3387 domain-containing protein has protein sequence MNNKFTESSIEQFAIELLEKSGYQYLYGTDIAPDGQTPERQSFEDILLIERLTTAVARINPNIPADAREDAVKQLLRLNSPELISNNETFHRMLTEGVKVSYQKDGNSRGDLVWLIDFSAPDNNDFLVLNQYTVIENHINKRPDVVLFVNGLPLVIIELKNPADENATIHSAFQQIQTYKQTIPKLFAYSGFIVISDGLEARAGTISAGFSRFMAWKTADGKIEASPLIGQLETLIKGMLCRNTLLDLIRHFIVFERKAVQKQPSLSPSQREGGHYRGGMYFMGMINQVRELRKNQTKAEEIFWELVRNKGFLGLKFRRQHQIGHYIVDFYCHSERLIIEFDGKVHNTSEQRKKDEIRDKYLKSLGNKVLRFSNAELIEYTENVLKVIVESLSPSGRDGREGGGITTITTIKKLAAYHQYYAVNRAVESTLRASGYASTKPAEPEVIESPASYGLPSTESQPVGDRKGGVVWHTQGSGKSLSMVFYTGKIVLAMDNPTILVITDRNDLDDQLFDTFASSKQLLRQEPVQAENREHLKELLKVASGGIVFTTIQKFQPDPPARGIERADEGNVYERLSDRKNIVVIADEAHRTQYGFNAKTIDAKDKNGNVVGKRIVYGFAKYLRDALPNATYLGFTGTPIENTDVNTPAVFGNYVDVYDILQAVTDGATVRIYYESRLAKITLSEEGRKLISSFDETLSRPLPEGEEDACTWLEEEDDSFSPFGRDGREGGSTIGRDKREGGITIGREGLAKWTQLEALIGSADRIRQVAQDVVSHFELRQEVFEGKGMVVTMSRRIAAELYAEIIKIRPQWHNDDLRKGVIKVVMTSASSDGPEISKHHTTKEQRRTLADRMKNPEDELKLVIVRDMWLTGFDVPCLHTLYIDKPMRGHNLMQAIARVNRVYKDKTGGLIVDYLGIAADLKKALSFYSDSGGKGDPAVAQEKAVQLMLEKLEIVSQMFHSFAYEEYFEAGTGKKLSLILAAEDHILGLDNGKKRFIDEVTALSQAFSIAIPHEQAMDVKDEVAFFQAVKSRLAKFDSSSPFGRGGGEGLETAIRQVIDKALVTEQVIDVFDAAGIKKPDISILSEDFLLEVQNMEHKNIALEVLKKLLNDEIKARIKKNLIQGKSFMEMLENSIKKYHNKILTAAEVIEELIKLSKEIKEMDKEPQEMGMSDYEYAFYTAIANNESARQVMAKDKLRELAVVLFEKVRENASIDWTIKESVKAKLKVIVKRVLRQYGYPPDMQMLATETVLKQAELIADEIAHEK, from the coding sequence ATGAATAATAAATTCACTGAATCCTCCATCGAGCAATTCGCCATTGAACTTCTTGAAAAATCCGGATACCAATACCTCTATGGTACTGATATCGCGCCCGATGGCCAGACACCTGAACGCCAGTCTTTTGAGGATATCCTGCTCATTGAGCGGCTTACTACTGCCGTGGCTCGTATCAATCCGAACATCCCTGCAGATGCGCGGGAAGATGCGGTAAAACAACTGCTTCGCCTTAATTCGCCCGAACTTATATCAAATAACGAAACATTTCACCGGATGCTTACCGAAGGCGTTAAGGTAAGTTACCAAAAAGACGGTAACAGCCGCGGCGACCTCGTATGGCTTATTGATTTCAGCGCCCCGGATAACAACGACTTTTTGGTGTTGAATCAGTATACGGTAATTGAGAACCACATCAATAAAAGGCCTGATGTTGTACTTTTTGTGAATGGATTGCCATTGGTAATTATCGAGCTAAAAAACCCTGCCGATGAAAATGCTACCATTCATTCCGCCTTTCAGCAGATACAAACCTATAAGCAGACAATTCCCAAATTGTTTGCATACAGCGGTTTCATCGTTATTTCAGATGGGCTGGAGGCAAGGGCTGGGACCATTTCCGCTGGCTTCAGCCGTTTCATGGCATGGAAGACAGCGGACGGCAAGATCGAAGCCTCGCCGCTCATCGGCCAGTTGGAAACACTTATAAAAGGTATGCTTTGTAGGAATACGCTTTTAGACCTTATACGCCACTTTATTGTTTTTGAACGAAAGGCTGTTCAAAAACAACCCTCCCTCAGTCCCTCCCAAAGGGAGGGAGGGCATTATCGGGGTGGGATGTATTTTATGGGGATGATAAATCAAGTTAGGGAATTGCGGAAGAATCAAACGAAGGCAGAGGAGATTTTCTGGGAACTGGTTAGAAATAAAGGGTTCTTGGGACTAAAATTCAGACGCCAACACCAGATAGGACACTATATTGTTGATTTTTATTGCCATTCAGAAAGATTAATTATTGAATTTGACGGTAAAGTTCATAACACTTCGGAACAAAGGAAAAAAGATGAAATAAGAGATAAGTATCTGAAAAGCCTGGGTAACAAGGTATTGCGATTCAGCAATGCTGAATTGATTGAGTATACCGAAAACGTGCTGAAGGTCATCGTCGAAAGTCTCTCTCCCTCTGGGAGAGACGGAAGAGAGGGTGGTGGTATAACGACCATTACTACCATCAAAAAACTTGCAGCATATCACCAGTATTATGCAGTCAACCGTGCCGTCGAATCAACGCTGAGGGCATCAGGCTACGCTTCCACAAAACCCGCCGAACCGGAGGTTATAGAATCGCCGGCAAGCTACGGATTGCCCAGTACTGAATCACAGCCCGTTGGTGACAGGAAAGGCGGTGTTGTCTGGCATACACAGGGCAGCGGTAAATCTCTTTCCATGGTCTTTTATACGGGGAAAATTGTCCTTGCAATGGACAACCCCACAATATTGGTCATTACCGACAGAAACGATTTGGACGACCAGCTTTTTGATACGTTCGCCTCTTCAAAACAACTCCTGCGTCAGGAGCCGGTGCAGGCTGAAAACCGGGAGCATTTGAAAGAACTCCTGAAGGTTGCTTCCGGCGGCATTGTTTTCACCACTATTCAGAAATTCCAACCCGACCCGCCTGCGCGTGGAATCGAGCGGGCGGATGAAGGCAATGTTTACGAAAGGCTTTCAGACAGAAAGAACATCGTTGTTATTGCCGACGAAGCCCACCGCACGCAATATGGTTTTAATGCTAAAACCATAGATGCAAAAGACAAAAATGGAAACGTTGTCGGTAAGAGGATTGTTTATGGTTTTGCTAAATACTTACGGGATGCCCTGCCGAATGCTACCTACCTTGGGTTTACCGGTACGCCGATTGAGAATACCGACGTCAACACCCCTGCTGTATTCGGAAATTACGTTGACGTCTACGATATATTGCAGGCCGTGACCGATGGTGCAACGGTGCGGATTTACTACGAAAGCCGCCTGGCAAAAATCACCTTGAGCGAAGAAGGAAGAAAACTGATTTCATCTTTTGATGAAACCCTCTCCCGGCCTCTCCCAGAGGGAGAGGAGGATGCATGCACATGGCTAGAGGAAGAAGATGATAGTTTCTCTCCCTTTGGGAGAGACGGAAGAGAGGGTGGTTCCACCATTGGGAGAGATAAAAGAGAGGGTGGTATCACCATTGGAAGAGAGGGTTTGGCAAAATGGACACAGCTTGAAGCCCTTATCGGGAGCGCAGACAGGATACGGCAGGTTGCGCAGGACGTTGTTAGCCATTTCGAACTTCGGCAGGAGGTATTCGAAGGCAAGGGCATGGTTGTCACCATGTCGCGCCGGATTGCCGCCGAACTTTATGCGGAAATAATAAAAATACGGCCTCAGTGGCATAATGACGACTTGCGAAAGGGCGTTATAAAAGTGGTTATGACCTCCGCTTCATCCGATGGCCCGGAAATTTCAAAACACCACACGACAAAAGAACAGCGGAGGACTTTAGCCGACAGGATGAAAAACCCGGAAGATGAACTCAAACTTGTTATCGTCAGGGATATGTGGCTTACCGGTTTTGATGTGCCCTGTCTGCATACCCTTTACATTGATAAGCCGATGAGGGGTCATAACCTGATGCAGGCAATTGCACGTGTAAACCGTGTGTATAAAGATAAGACCGGCGGTCTTATTGTTGATTATCTCGGTATTGCCGCTGACCTTAAAAAAGCGTTGTCTTTCTACTCGGATAGTGGCGGTAAGGGTGACCCGGCTGTCGCACAGGAAAAAGCTGTTCAACTTATGCTTGAAAAGCTTGAAATTGTTTCACAGATGTTTCATTCATTTGCTTATGAGGAATACTTTGAAGCCGGCACAGGCAAAAAGCTGTCTCTTATTCTTGCTGCTGAAGATCATATTCTTGGATTAGATAACGGGAAAAAGAGGTTTATTGATGAAGTAACGGCACTTTCACAGGCCTTTTCAATTGCGATCCCGCATGAACAGGCAATGGATGTTAAGGATGAGGTCGCGTTTTTTCAGGCTGTCAAATCCCGGCTGGCAAAATTCGATAGCTCCTCTCCCTTTGGGAGAGGCGGGGGTGAGGGTCTAGAAACGGCGATACGGCAAGTCATAGATAAGGCGCTTGTTACAGAGCAGGTCATAGACGTTTTTGATGCAGCAGGCATTAAGAAACCGGATATATCTATTCTTTCCGAGGATTTTCTTCTCGAAGTTCAAAACATGGAGCATAAGAATATTGCCCTTGAGGTTCTCAAGAAACTTTTGAATGACGAAATCAAGGCGCGAATTAAGAAAAATTTGATACAGGGTAAGTCGTTCATGGAGATGCTTGAGAATTCCATCAAGAAATATCACAATAAAATTCTAACGGCAGCAGAGGTTATTGAAGAACTTATTAAACTGAGTAAAGAAATCAAGGAAATGGATAAAGAACCTCAGGAAATGGGAATGTCAGATTACGAATATGCTTTTTATACGGCAATCGCCAATAATGAAAGTGCGCGACAAGTAATGGCAAAGGACAAATTGCGGGAGTTAGCCGTTGTCTTGTTTGAAAAGGTAAGAGAAAATGCGTCAATAGACTGGACAATCAAGGAAAGTGTAAAGGCTAAATTGAAAGTGATTGTAAAAAGAGTATTGCGACAATACGGTTATCCGCCAGACATGCAAATGCTGGCAACTGAAACGGTATTGAAACAAGCAGAATTGATAGCGGATGAAATTGCACATGAGAAATAA
- a CDS encoding DUF3732 domain-containing protein: MKFQILNIIVYGVNGQRRFIEIKPDAVNIITGQSKTGKSALIHIVDYCLGRRECNVPAGVIRKYVSWYGLKLQTSSGEIFIARRNPNPGKESSEDIYVERGTSLNIPVAEALIKNTNMETLNSILSQIIGISEYAHEPKPGQTRKTGTADIGKALFYCFQEQTEIDDQKFLFHRQGEPFIPQSIKDYLPFFLGAITDDYIQNKEEWRKLKRKLKQIELRISERERIKGDNFERAFALINEAKSVDLIPKEEPLQASWELVRRLIEAALAKNIDNDLNEPNVCILNDLLDKQQKIRDTYRAAITGLQSLKDLKRSLNGFGSEMTEQKSRLETISIFSHTGDSSTCPLCSSSLASNIPSVEAIRSSLTDIDSQLQAVTSDTPHLDAMIMAAEERLANIKKELDELKFSILSLQKTNEHLSHLRDQSSKRALIKGRLSLYLENMPVGGIDVSEDKLEAEKLATQIVNIEALLDDDILSERLESTLSLISAQITALAKELGIEHSDSPMRLDLKKLTIVADTEDGPIPMPKMGSGETWVGLHLVTHLALHNWFVKKQRPVPQFLFLDQPSQAYFPPDTSAETIRRETETTNPDRQSVIRMFQLIAAETKNFQVIITDHADISEEWYQVLVCEKWWDGAQKLVPIEWIEM; encoded by the coding sequence ATGAAATTTCAAATCTTGAACATTATAGTCTATGGAGTAAACGGACAGAGACGTTTCATAGAAATTAAACCAGACGCAGTCAATATAATTACTGGACAGTCCAAAACAGGAAAATCAGCACTTATTCATATTGTTGATTATTGCCTAGGCCGAAGAGAATGCAATGTGCCTGCTGGAGTCATTCGCAAGTACGTTTCTTGGTATGGCTTAAAACTGCAGACATCTTCTGGTGAAATCTTTATCGCAAGGCGGAACCCTAATCCAGGCAAAGAATCATCTGAAGATATTTATGTTGAACGCGGCACTTCTCTCAATATTCCTGTTGCGGAAGCTCTCATCAAAAATACCAACATGGAGACGCTAAATTCAATCCTCAGTCAGATCATCGGGATTAGTGAATATGCACATGAGCCGAAGCCGGGACAAACTCGAAAAACCGGCACAGCAGATATTGGAAAGGCACTTTTTTATTGTTTCCAGGAGCAAACTGAAATTGATGACCAGAAATTCCTTTTTCATCGCCAAGGAGAGCCATTCATTCCACAAAGCATTAAGGATTATCTGCCATTCTTTCTAGGTGCAATAACTGATGATTACATCCAGAACAAAGAGGAATGGAGAAAGCTAAAACGAAAGTTAAAGCAAATTGAGTTGAGAATCTCCGAACGCGAGCGAATTAAAGGAGACAATTTCGAGCGGGCATTCGCTCTCATCAATGAAGCAAAGAGCGTTGACTTGATTCCAAAGGAAGAGCCTCTTCAAGCCTCATGGGAACTGGTTCGAAGGTTAATTGAAGCAGCACTTGCGAAAAACATAGATAACGATCTGAATGAGCCAAACGTATGCATACTTAATGACCTGCTGGATAAACAGCAGAAAATTCGGGACACCTACAGGGCTGCCATTACTGGACTTCAATCCTTAAAGGATCTGAAGCGCTCATTGAATGGTTTCGGTTCAGAAATGACTGAACAGAAATCGAGACTGGAAACAATAAGCATCTTTAGTCACACCGGTGATTCAAGCACCTGCCCGCTGTGCTCATCATCCTTAGCGAGCAATATCCCATCTGTTGAGGCCATCAGATCATCACTGACAGATATTGATTCGCAGCTTCAAGCTGTTACGAGTGATACTCCTCATCTGGATGCTATGATCATGGCTGCTGAGGAGCGATTGGCTAATATTAAAAAGGAGCTTGATGAACTCAAGTTTTCGATTCTTTCCCTCCAGAAAACGAACGAACACCTGTCACATCTGCGCGATCAGAGCTCAAAGCGAGCGCTTATAAAAGGTCGCCTCAGCCTCTATCTGGAAAATATGCCGGTAGGAGGAATTGACGTATCTGAGGACAAGCTTGAGGCTGAAAAACTAGCAACTCAGATCGTCAACATTGAGGCACTGCTGGATGACGATATCCTCTCCGAGCGGTTAGAGTCCACACTCTCACTTATTTCAGCACAGATAACGGCGTTAGCTAAAGAGCTAGGAATTGAGCATTCCGATTCTCCAATGCGTCTGGATTTGAAAAAACTAACTATTGTTGCAGATACCGAAGACGGCCCAATACCTATGCCGAAAATGGGTAGCGGAGAAACATGGGTTGGCCTTCATTTGGTGACGCACTTAGCGCTCCACAATTGGTTTGTGAAAAAACAGAGACCAGTTCCGCAGTTCCTGTTTCTTGACCAACCTTCACAGGCATATTTCCCACCTGATACCTCTGCCGAAACGATACGGCGGGAAACAGAAACAACAAACCCTGATCGCCAATCGGTTATCCGGATGTTTCAGCTAATCGCTGCCGAAACGAAGAATTTTCAAGTTATCATTACTGATCACGCCGATATTAGTGAAGAATGGTATCAAGTCTTAGTCTGTGAAAAATGGTGGGATGGAGCACAAAAGCTTGTTCCAATAGAATGGATAGAGATGTAA